GTATTCACATGATttaggaaaaatgaaaaatgcgtTTCTGCTTTGGGTAGATGCGTATTGCTGGTTTGGCTGCACTGTGCTGCATTGTAGTGCAATCCAATGTAGTGTAGTGCAACGTAATGtagtgtaatttttttttttttccgtgtgCTGACTCTTTTACCACTTTTGTAGAATACACTTCGCGCACGAAGTATTATGGCATTGTCAAATCTGAAACCAAGCGGCACCCGCTGGAGAAAATTAGCCGAGGCATCACATAAGTTACGTAAGGTAAAGTCAGAATCGAATGTAAGTGACTATAAAGGGAAGCAGGAAGATGAGAGGAGTAAAGCCGCAAATGAAGAAGGGATCAAAAAGCAGACTACACGCGGGGCTGCGCAAGTAGATAAGCAAAAAGCAACTACTACATTTGATCATTATAAtgaaagatttaaaaaaaaatttgaagccATGTGCAGCGAGgtttggaaaaattttatgttattagCAAAGAATAAAAGAATGCCACACGATTATCGTTTGAAATTTGTAATGGAATATAATGAGGCGGCCAAAGAAGAAATAGAGCAAACTTTCCAATTTAGCAAAAGacgtttttacattttcatgaGAAAAAGAATCATATGGTTATCTGAATTTGACTTGTTTATGAAGCGCACTAAGAATATATGGAACACCATAATGAAGCACCACGTGGATAGGTGGTCCAAGATTTTGCTTTACCGGTTAGACCACTATAAAGA
Above is a genomic segment from Plasmodium vivax chromosome 5, whole genome shotgun sequence containing:
- a CDS encoding RAD protein (Pv-fam-e) (encoded by transcript PVX_089830A); the protein is MVRIGGLQFSRSRFFFLLLGALFSVVLLGRENTLRARSIMALSNLKPSGTRWRKLAEASHKLRKVKSESNVSDYKGKQEDERSKAANEEGIKKQTTRGAAQVDKQKATTTFDHYNERFKKKFEAMCSEVWKNFMLLAKNKRMPHDYRLKFVMEYNEAAKEEIEQTFQFSKRRFYIFMRKRIIWLSEFDLFMKRTKNIWNTIMKHHVDRWSKILLYRLDHYKD